ACTACTAATATATAAATTTTCCGAAAATGTGTATATATCCCATATGGGATATTATTGCTAAAAATAGCTTGACCATGACATTGCTTGATTAGAGTCTTAAAAGACCTAAATCTAAAAGTGTGTTGCACCTCATTTTCTTTGATATCGTAAAAATAACATAGTTTCACGGCTTACGATGCGAACATGACCAAACACGAAAGAGGACCTCACCCACTTGGTCGTGGATGAAGCCCTCAATGAAATATCAAATAAAACATATTCAAGTAAGGAATTTCTTAAAAAACTGCCCTTTATCGCGGACGCCAGTTTTAGCGTACACTTTTTTCAACATATTCCGTACAGTTCCTTCCGTAATCCCCATCAAATGAGCCATTTGTAAAACGCTTTTATTTTGCAGCCATCCAAAAGCCACTTCTCTTTCCCGATTGGACAGGTTATAGGGTTTAAACAACAAATAAGCCGCTTCCTTGTTTATGGACTCTCTGCTTTTTTTCAACTTTCTCTCTAATTTCTCGATCATCTTTTTTAAAAGGGGGACTGCAAATGTCACATCTACGTCTGTGCTAAATGATAAATCTATATATCCGATAATTTCCTCATCAATCGTACGAACAGGCGAACATATGCAATTCCAGTCTTTAAAAAACCGCATCGTGTGTTGAACGCCCTGAACTACTACTGTGGAATGTAGTTGCATCGCCAAAGAGATACCATTAATTCCCGCATACTCGAATGCAAAGGAAGTTCCCATATTGACATTGTTTCCGCAGGCCTTATCTATAATTTCAGCTTGCCCGATTAAATGAATCGCGGTTCCGTTCGAATCGGTGATCATAAATAGATGTGGAATACCGATCTCGGTATAAACCGATGAAAGGTCCTGCGTCGCCATAGCAATAAAATCCCTATTATGTTTTAAAATATGTTCCATATCTTTCGAGGATAATCTTTGAGGTATGTACTCGGCGTTCAGATATTTGAAACTTTGCTCCCTAGCTGTTATGGTATAGTGGTCCAAATCAGACAACTCAGACCAACAACGTTGAAACTGTTCAGCCCGTCCAAAAATACTCATACGATTGCCCCTTTTATCTACAGAAAGTGCTTTAAGTCATATCTTTTATCCTACATAGTCTTAAAAAGAGTGCTACCAAGAACGGGACGAATACGCGAGACAGATTTTGTTTTCAATATCCCGTATCACTACCCGCATCGTAAAAGGCTGCCGTTAGTTAATTATCTAAGCACTACTTACGTTATATTGGGAAATCCATTAATTAATCATATTTCCCCCTTATATATTCATTTAATATGCTATTTATAATATGAATTATGTGGTAACCCTGATTCTCTATCCAGTTACGAATTATAATACAAGTAATATTACTTTTGTGTCGAAACGTGTCACCTAAAAGAATTTTTACGGTACCTTAACAAAATGATAAAAAACCTACACTAATATAAATTATAGAGAGTAAGGCTGATTCTTCCTGGAGGTTCGGCTTTTTATGTATCTTTTTCCTCGATCCTACACGAATTTAAAAATTAGAAGATTTAGAGCCCCCGACAAAATTCCTAAGTTCTCTAAAATACTGGCCTATAAAGAATACGCCAGATGACATTGATCCCGCTCTCCTCTCGGAGAATGAGATCTTTTTATTTTTTCAAATTCCAA
Above is a window of Fodinisporobacter ferrooxydans DNA encoding:
- a CDS encoding helix-turn-helix transcriptional regulator, which translates into the protein MATQDLSSVYTEIGIPHLFMITDSNGTAIHLIGQAEIIDKACGNNVNMGTSFAFEYAGINGISLAMQLHSTVVVQGVQHTMRFFKDWNCICSPVRTIDEEIIGYIDLSFSTDVDVTFAVPLLKKMIEKLERKLKKSRESINKEAAYLLFKPYNLSNREREVAFGWLQNKSVLQMAHLMGITEGTVRNMLKKVYAKTGVRDKGQFFKKFLT